From a single Methanofollis sp. W23 genomic region:
- the argH gene encoding argininosuccinate lyase: MHRDLLRRGRLSDDRTGEVMHFLSSMTADHWIAEKDIQVDMAHLLMLRKQEIIGEDAARALMGALLAFHEDGIPDEAYDECFEDIHAGKEAALIARVGEEFGGRLHMGRSRNDEVATCIRMRLREELLGCMTALCDLRQVLLGLAEAHRESIMPGFTHLQHAQPTTLAHHLLAYEAAFGRDFGRLADAYARVNECPLGAAAFASTGYPIDREMTARLLGFARPMGNSMDAVATRDFALESLSACAVMMTTASRLCEEMVVWSSAFVRFVHLADGYSSTSSIMPQKKNPDTAEIMRAKAGTVAGSLAGAMTITKGLPMSYNRDLQELTPHLWRGVAAARESLVVLAGMLSTATFDTKRMAAESDRGFSTATELADVLVREYGLPFRTAHSVVGRAVKEGALDLATLEAAAEEVAGLSLTGRGLTAARVAAALDPAISVAERKAIGGPAPEETARALTARNKDLAADEAATARLAGSVETALARLVDEAKRMTEA; the protein is encoded by the coding sequence ATGCATCGTGATCTGCTGCGGCGAGGCAGACTCAGTGACGACCGTACCGGTGAGGTAATGCACTTCCTCTCCTCGATGACGGCCGATCACTGGATCGCCGAGAAAGATATCCAGGTGGACATGGCCCACCTCCTGATGCTCAGGAAACAAGAGATCATCGGGGAGGACGCGGCCAGAGCGCTGATGGGTGCGCTTCTCGCCTTCCACGAGGACGGGATCCCAGACGAAGCCTATGACGAATGTTTTGAGGACATCCACGCCGGGAAAGAAGCGGCGCTCATCGCCCGCGTCGGCGAGGAGTTCGGCGGCCGCCTGCATATGGGCCGGTCCAGGAACGACGAGGTGGCGACCTGCATCAGGATGCGCCTGCGCGAAGAACTGCTCGGGTGCATGACCGCGCTCTGCGACCTCAGGCAGGTGCTGCTCGGGCTTGCCGAGGCGCACCGCGAGAGCATCATGCCAGGGTTCACGCACCTCCAGCACGCCCAGCCGACCACCCTTGCCCACCACCTCCTCGCCTACGAGGCGGCCTTCGGGCGGGACTTCGGGCGGCTCGCCGACGCCTATGCCAGGGTGAACGAGTGCCCCCTCGGTGCGGCGGCCTTCGCCTCGACCGGGTACCCCATCGATCGCGAGATGACCGCCAGGCTCCTCGGGTTCGCGCGCCCGATGGGCAACTCGATGGACGCCGTCGCCACCCGCGACTTCGCCCTTGAAAGTCTCTCGGCCTGTGCGGTGATGATGACCACTGCAAGCCGCCTCTGCGAGGAGATGGTTGTCTGGTCGAGCGCCTTCGTCCGGTTCGTCCACCTCGCCGACGGCTACTCCTCGACCAGTTCGATCATGCCCCAGAAGAAGAACCCGGACACCGCTGAGATCATGCGGGCAAAGGCCGGGACCGTTGCGGGTTCGCTTGCCGGGGCGATGACTATCACCAAAGGGCTCCCAATGAGTTACAACCGCGACCTCCAGGAACTCACCCCCCACCTCTGGCGGGGCGTCGCCGCGGCGCGCGAGAGCCTTGTCGTCCTGGCTGGGATGCTCTCGACCGCGACCTTTGATACGAAGCGGATGGCCGCCGAATCTGACCGCGGCTTCTCGACCGCGACCGAACTTGCCGACGTCCTGGTCAGGGAGTATGGACTCCCCTTCAGGACTGCGCACTCGGTCGTCGGCCGGGCGGTGAAAGAGGGCGCCCTCGACCTTGCCACCCTGGAAGCGGCGGCAGAGGAGGTCGCCGGGCTCTCGCTCACCGGGCGCGGGCTCACCGCCGCACGGGTGGCCGCCGCCCTCGACCCGGCGATCAGCGTTGCCGAGAGGAAGGCCATTGGCGGCCCAGCACCAGAAGAGACGGCGCGGGCTCTGACCGCACGGAACAAAGACCTTGCGGCCGACGAGGCCGCGACCGCCAGGCTGGCAGGGTCCGTGGAAACGGCCCTTGCCCGCCTGGTCGATGAAGCAAAAAGGATGACAGAAGCATGA
- the gatD gene encoding Glu-tRNA(Gln) amidotransferase subunit GatD: MSTYATGDVVAASCRGHPVEGIYITDRDGMAVLKLKSGYNIGVDQETCTLVRRAGDQPAPAVPTVVQDETLPELAIISTGGTIASKIDYRTGAVTSQFTADDILRAVPGLTTVARYRAEMLATILSENMTPSTWQALARAVHAAVTNGAEGVIVTHGTDTMSYSASALSFMLDTPAPVVFVGSQRSADRPSSDNVMNAMCAAAAARSDLGEVAVAMHATTNDDLCAVHRGTRVRKMHTSRRDAFQSHEMAPVATVAYPSLAVDLSPEAVRRGAVEPALHADLEERCGLLYSYPGMPEEAVRVYEEFKGLVIAGTGLGHVSSECIEALREMIDAGTTVVMTSQCLHGRVCDRVYDTGRDLLAAGVVEGEDMLPETALTKLMWVLGNTADREEGRRLMATDLKGEIRRRSDYGF; this comes from the coding sequence ATGAGTACCTATGCGACCGGCGACGTCGTCGCCGCCTCCTGCCGGGGCCACCCGGTGGAAGGGATCTATATCACCGACCGCGACGGCATGGCGGTCCTCAAACTGAAGAGCGGCTACAACATCGGCGTCGACCAGGAGACCTGCACCCTGGTGCGGCGTGCCGGCGACCAGCCCGCTCCCGCAGTTCCCACCGTGGTGCAGGACGAGACCCTGCCAGAACTTGCGATCATCTCCACCGGCGGGACGATCGCCTCCAAGATCGACTACCGCACCGGGGCCGTGACCAGCCAGTTCACCGCCGACGACATCCTCAGGGCGGTGCCAGGGCTCACCACAGTCGCCCGCTACCGTGCCGAGATGCTTGCCACCATCCTCTCTGAGAACATGACCCCGTCCACCTGGCAGGCCCTGGCCAGGGCGGTACACGCCGCGGTCACCAACGGTGCCGAGGGGGTCATCGTCACCCATGGGACCGACACGATGTCCTACTCGGCCTCGGCCCTCTCGTTCATGCTCGACACCCCTGCCCCGGTCGTCTTTGTCGGATCGCAGCGGTCCGCCGACCGCCCGAGCAGCGACAACGTGATGAACGCCATGTGCGCGGCCGCCGCCGCACGGAGCGATCTGGGCGAGGTGGCGGTGGCGATGCACGCCACCACCAACGACGACCTCTGTGCCGTCCACCGCGGGACGAGGGTGCGAAAGATGCACACCTCACGGCGCGACGCCTTCCAGAGCCACGAGATGGCCCCGGTCGCCACCGTCGCCTACCCCTCGCTCGCAGTCGACCTCTCCCCTGAGGCGGTCCGCCGGGGTGCGGTCGAACCGGCCCTCCACGCCGACCTCGAAGAGCGTTGCGGGCTCCTGTATTCCTATCCAGGGATGCCAGAGGAGGCGGTCAGGGTCTACGAAGAGTTCAAAGGCCTGGTCATCGCCGGCACCGGGCTTGGCCATGTGAGTTCAGAGTGCATCGAGGCCCTGCGCGAGATGATCGACGCCGGGACCACCGTCGTCATGACCTCCCAGTGCCTCCACGGCCGGGTCTGCGACCGGGTCTATGACACCGGCCGCGACCTCCTTGCCGCGGGCGTCGTCGAGGGTGAGGACATGCTCCCCGAGACCGCGCTCACCAAACTGATGTGGGTGCTTGGCAACACCGCCGACAGGGAGGAGGGGCGGAGGCTGATGGCCACCGACCTCAAAGGCGAGATCAGAAGGAGGTCAGATTATGGATTTTAA
- the gatE gene encoding Glu-tRNA(Gln) amidotransferase subunit GatE — MDFKALGLKAGIEIHQQLDTAEKLFCHCPTTLRETEEHTGEFFRYLHATVSEMGEVDRAAAEEMMNRRQFHYLTYDTTCLVENDEEPPAPMNPEALEIALQVARTFEMHPVEQVHTMRKLVIDGSNTSGFQRTAMVAMGGVLPGDGEVETLCLEEEAAQRVEGSTFSLDRLGIPLVEITTSPCMHTPEAVQETAEYIGMVLRSTGKVKRGLGTIRQDVNISIKDGARVEIKGVQDLALIAEVVRREVTRQVNLLAIRDELRVRNASVGEETHDVTALFAETKSSILKRAKSILAVVLPGFAGLVGREVQPGRRLGTEISDYVKKCGLGGIFHTDELPAYGVTAEEVAALRAHLGVADEDAVILISGSKEKAACGAKQVRHRARLALEGVPEETRKMLDEGNTAYMRPLPGAARMYPETDVLPVTITGEHWAAVRVPELLSDLARRMEDELELDPAVARQAAYSEHLPLFRAAVQAGIKPNLAARTVLGTLKELSRDGVAVETIADQDVLNVLAAVEKGEVAKEAVPDLLTEVAGGKTAAEAVADHAGGVSAEELAAIVEKIVAERIKFVQEKQMRALGPLMGVVMKEVRGKVDGKIVSEALRAEISRVI; from the coding sequence ATGGATTTTAAGGCGCTCGGGCTCAAGGCCGGGATCGAGATCCACCAGCAGCTCGACACAGCAGAGAAACTCTTCTGCCACTGCCCCACCACCCTGCGCGAGACCGAGGAGCACACCGGCGAGTTCTTCCGGTACCTCCATGCGACGGTCTCTGAGATGGGTGAGGTCGACCGTGCGGCGGCCGAGGAGATGATGAACCGCCGGCAGTTCCACTATCTCACCTACGACACCACCTGCCTGGTCGAGAACGACGAGGAACCCCCGGCCCCGATGAACCCCGAGGCCCTGGAGATCGCCCTCCAGGTCGCCAGGACCTTCGAGATGCACCCGGTCGAGCAGGTGCACACCATGCGCAAACTCGTCATCGACGGCTCGAACACCAGCGGGTTCCAGCGGACGGCGATGGTGGCGATGGGTGGGGTCCTGCCAGGCGACGGCGAGGTCGAGACCCTCTGTCTCGAAGAGGAGGCGGCCCAGCGCGTCGAGGGGAGCACCTTCTCCCTCGACCGTCTCGGGATCCCGCTTGTCGAGATCACCACCTCGCCCTGCATGCACACCCCTGAGGCGGTCCAGGAGACGGCCGAGTATATCGGGATGGTGCTCCGCTCCACCGGCAAGGTGAAGCGGGGGCTTGGGACGATCCGCCAGGACGTCAACATCTCGATCAAGGACGGCGCCCGCGTCGAGATCAAGGGGGTGCAGGACCTCGCCCTCATCGCCGAGGTGGTCCGCCGCGAGGTGACAAGGCAGGTGAACCTCCTCGCGATCCGCGACGAACTCCGCGTCCGCAACGCCTCGGTCGGCGAAGAGACCCACGACGTCACCGCCCTCTTTGCGGAGACGAAGTCGTCCATCCTCAAACGGGCGAAGTCGATCCTGGCAGTCGTCCTGCCAGGGTTTGCCGGACTGGTCGGGCGCGAGGTCCAGCCTGGCCGGCGGCTCGGCACCGAGATCTCAGACTATGTGAAGAAGTGCGGGCTTGGCGGGATCTTCCACACCGACGAACTCCCGGCCTACGGGGTCACGGCCGAGGAGGTCGCCGCCCTCCGCGCCCATCTTGGCGTCGCCGACGAGGATGCGGTCATCCTCATCTCAGGGAGCAAGGAGAAGGCCGCCTGCGGGGCGAAGCAGGTCCGCCACCGTGCCCGCCTCGCCCTCGAGGGCGTGCCAGAGGAGACCAGGAAGATGCTCGACGAGGGGAACACGGCGTACATGCGCCCCCTCCCTGGCGCCGCCAGGATGTACCCCGAGACCGACGTCCTCCCGGTGACGATCACCGGCGAACACTGGGCGGCGGTCAGGGTGCCAGAACTCCTCTCAGACCTGGCACGCAGGATGGAAGACGAACTCGAGCTCGACCCCGCGGTGGCCAGGCAGGCCGCCTACTCCGAGCACCTCCCGCTCTTCAGGGCGGCGGTGCAGGCCGGGATCAAACCTAACCTTGCGGCGCGGACGGTGCTTGGCACCCTCAAGGAACTCTCCAGGGACGGCGTCGCCGTCGAGACGATCGCCGACCAGGACGTCCTGAACGTCCTTGCCGCTGTCGAGAAGGGCGAGGTCGCGAAGGAAGCGGTCCCTGACCTCCTCACCGAGGTGGCAGGCGGGAAGACGGCGGCCGAAGCGGTCGCCGACCATGCCGGCGGGGTCTCTGCCGAGGAACTGGCTGCGATCGTCGAAAAAATCGTCGCCGAGCGGATCAAGTTTGTCCAGGAAAAGCAGATGCGTGCCCTCGGTCCGCTGATGGGCGTCGTGATGAAGGAAGTCCGTGGCAAAGTCGACGGCAAGATCGTGAGCGAGGCCCTGAGGGCCGAGATCTCGCGGGTGATCTGA
- a CDS encoding DUF5350 family protein, with protein sequence MGKTGTTTWAQVKNVRGKIRLVRAQEATQKKPGPNQRFKASATLKKIEIQNERQQGRGGRRGGRRGGRGRRGQDMTDQRVRRRMLRSKTTAMGVKQKSR encoded by the coding sequence ATGGGAAAAACAGGAACCACGACCTGGGCCCAGGTGAAGAATGTCAGAGGCAAGATCCGCCTGGTCCGGGCACAAGAGGCAACCCAGAAAAAGCCGGGGCCGAACCAGCGCTTCAAGGCGTCTGCAACCCTGAAGAAGATCGAGATCCAGAACGAGCGCCAGCAGGGGCGCGGTGGCCGTCGCGGTGGCCGTCGCGGTGGCCGTGGCCGTCGCGGTCAGGATATGACCGACCAGCGCGTCCGCAGGCGGATGCTGCGCTCCAAGACGACCGCTATGGGCGTGAAGCAGAAGTCCAGGTGA
- a CDS encoding nitroreductase family protein, with translation MDFSEFLSFLEGRQTVREYDPDQEVAEDEVESILKAASSAPSAGNRESWDVVVVEAEDQREALAEVAYDQAHIRNAPVVFVVSANYIRSMSRYGERGILYALEDATIACTYMMLAAHALRLHACWTGAFEDDGVREVLGLPPHLRPVALLAVGRGEVPAARTERMPIGEHVHRETW, from the coding sequence ATGGACTTCTCTGAGTTTCTCAGTTTTCTTGAAGGCCGCCAGACGGTGCGGGAGTACGATCCCGACCAGGAGGTCGCCGAGGACGAGGTCGAGTCTATCCTGAAGGCCGCCTCCTCCGCACCGAGCGCAGGCAACCGCGAGTCCTGGGACGTCGTGGTGGTGGAGGCCGAGGACCAGCGCGAGGCCCTTGCCGAGGTCGCCTATGACCAGGCGCATATCAGGAACGCCCCGGTCGTCTTTGTCGTCTCTGCAAACTACATCAGATCGATGTCCAGGTACGGCGAACGGGGTATCCTTTATGCCCTTGAGGACGCAACCATTGCCTGTACCTATATGATGCTCGCCGCCCACGCCCTCAGGCTTCATGCCTGCTGGACCGGCGCCTTTGAAGATGACGGGGTTCGAGAGGTGCTCGGCCTCCCGCCGCATCTCAGGCCGGTGGCCCTTCTTGCCGTCGGCAGGGGCGAGGTTCCGGCCGCCAGGACAGAACGGATGCCGATCGGCGAGCATGTACATAGAGAGACGTGGTAA
- a CDS encoding DUF555 domain-containing protein: MTDYLVTLESAWIIKDVKSLDDAVGIAISEAGKRLNPSAKFVEIESGYSQCPYCEEDLNCALVVANTALVGLMLSMKVFNAESEEHAKRIAKSVVGRALGTIPLKVVDVQEL; encoded by the coding sequence ATGACCGACTATCTTGTAACACTCGAATCCGCATGGATCATCAAGGACGTCAAGTCCCTCGACGATGCTGTGGGGATCGCTATCAGCGAGGCGGGCAAACGCCTCAACCCCTCGGCAAAGTTTGTCGAGATCGAGAGCGGATATAGCCAGTGTCCGTACTGTGAAGAAGACCTGAACTGTGCACTGGTCGTTGCGAACACCGCCCTGGTCGGGCTTATGCTCTCGATGAAGGTCTTCAATGCCGAGTCAGAAGAGCATGCAAAGAGGATTGCGAAGTCGGTCGTCGGCCGGGCGCTCGGCACGATCCCCCTCAAAGTCGTGGATGTGCAGGAGTTATGA